A genomic window from Salvia hispanica cultivar TCC Black 2014 chromosome 5, UniMelb_Shisp_WGS_1.0, whole genome shotgun sequence includes:
- the LOC125190007 gene encoding germin-like protein 8-11, which translates to MAGLNRPGPFNPYGVTFSLASVATTPGFNTQGQTSLYAELAPYGIFPPHIHPRASEIIYVIEGSVEVGFVTTFPDYKYYSKVIKRGDVFLFPVGLVHTVRNVDRGKSVTLSSLNSQNPGIVFLPDSLYAAKPPINSSYLARASKLDENTVKDLQTKMWFA; encoded by the coding sequence ATGGCCGGCCTGAACCGGCCGGGACCCTTCAACCCGTATGGCGTCACCTTCAGCTTGGCATCGGTAGCCACAACACCGGGGTTCAACACCCAAGGCCAAACATCATTATACGCAGAGCTTGCGCCGTACGGGATCTTCCCGCCTCACATTCACCCTAGGGCGTCAGAGATCATTTACGTGATAGAAGGCTCGGTCGAGGTGGGATTCGTAACCACGTTCCCAGACTACAAATATTACAGCAAAGTTATCAAGAGAGGCGATGTGTTTCTCTTCCCGGTCGGCCTCGTCCACACCGTGCGGAACGTGGATAGAGGGAAGAGCGTCACGCTTTCGTCTCTCAATAGCCAGAATCCAGGGATTGTTTTTCTCCCCGACTCTCTTTACGCGGCCAAGCCGCCCATCAACAGCAGTTATCTTGCCAGAGCGTCTAAGCTCGACGAGAATACCGTCAAAGATTTGCAGACAAAAATGTGGTTTGCTTAA
- the LOC125190008 gene encoding putative germin-like protein 8-1: MASSAILFITLAFLNSILISLAFDPSPLQDICVAPPLGLATSICRDPRLVTANDFFMTGLDRPGPFNAYGVTFVVASVLTIPELNTQGQFLIRAELAPNGYFPPHTHPRASVFSVVMTSSASVSTNVQNIPMLNGSNFKDWKETLLITLGCMDLDLALRTEKPAPLTDVSTADLKRDFERWERSNRVSLMIIKRSIPEAFRGTASEDIANASEYLAKIEERFAKNEKSETSTLLANLISMKYKGKGNIREYIMQMSHIASNLKAHKLEVPEDLLVHLVLLSLPTQFSQFKVSYNCQKEKWSLNELIS, encoded by the exons ATGGCTTCCAGTGCTATCTTGTTCATCACATTAGCGTTCCTCAATTCCATTCTCATCTCCTTGGCCTTTGACCCTAGTCCTCTGCAAGATATCTGCGTTGCACCTCCCTTAGGACTCG CAACGTCAATATGCAGGGACCCAAGACTTGTCACCGCAAACGACTTCTTCATGACCGGCCTGGACAGGCCGGGACCCTTCAACGCGTACGGCGTCACCTTTGTCGTTGCATCCGTACTCACAATCCCGGAGTTGAACACCCAAGGCCAGTTTCTTATACGCGCAGAGCTTGCGCCAAACGGGTACTTCCCGCCTCACACGCACCCTAGGGCGTCAGT tttcTCTGTAGTTATGACGTCTTCTGCTTCTGTGTCTACCAACGTGCAAAACATACCTATGTTGAATGGGTCAAATTTCAAGGATTGGAAGGAAACCCTTCTGATCACTTTGGGCTGCATGGATCTTGACCTCGCGTTAAGGACTGAGAAACCCGCCCCTCTTACGGATGTAAGTACCGCTGATCTTAAGCGGGACTTTGAGAGGTGGGAACGCTCGAATCGCGTGAGTCTTATGATCATCAAGCGCAGCATCCCAGAGGCCTTTCGGGGCACGGCTTCTGAGGATATTGCTAATGCTAGTGAATACCTTGCCAAAATTGAGGAGCGTTTTGCTAAAAACGAAAAGTCCGAGACAAGTACGCTTCTGGCAAACTTGATCTCAATGAAGTATAAGGGCAAGGGCAACATAAGGGAGTACATCATGCAGATGTCTCATATTGCTTCAAACTTGAAGGCGCACAAACTTGAAGTCCCTGAGGACTTACTTGTGCATTTGGTGTTACTCTCTCTTCCTACACAATTCAGTCAATTTAAGGTCAGTTATAACTGTCAGAAGGAGAAGTGGTCTCTTAATGAGCTCATTTCATAA